The DNA segment CGCTTGCCTCCCGTTTGTTGGGCTCGCGACGCGTGGAGCTCGCGAATTTCTTGCGCGTTGCGACGGGTTTCCAGTTAGACTGTGAGTCGGTTTGCATTCGCTGCTGCGCTCACATTGGTGCGCTCAGGCCGAGTGATGTGAACACCCTTGAATTTCCTCTTTGAAGTCCCCACGCCCCACCTCAGAACCGTTAGGAACAGCCCGCATGTTGCCACGTCGTCAATTTTTGCAGTCGCTCGCCGCCACCACCGCCGTTGCCGGAATCGCTGGTTCGCGAATGTTGGCTCATGCTCACGAAGGGCATGATCATGATCACGCTCCTTTTCAAATTTCTTTGGCCGAGTGGTCGCTGCACCGCACGCTTCGGGATCAGTCGGTTGGAATCACCAACATGGACTTCCCGAAGGTTTCGAAAGAGCAGTTCGGCATTGATGCGGTCGAATACGTCAATCAATTCTTCAAGGACAAGGCTCGTGACGAGAAGTATTTGTCGGAGCTGAATTCGCGTTGCAAAGACAACGGCGTGAAGAGCCTGTTGATCATGGTCGACGGGGAAGGACGCTTGGGCGACCCTGACAAAGATGCTCGTGCGAAAGCAGTTGAGAATCATCATCAGTGGGTCGACGCGGCCAAGTTCCTCGGTTGCCACTCGATTCGTGTGAATGCAGCCAGCGGCGGTTCTTACCTTGAGCAGATCGGGTACGCAGCCGATGGGCTGAGCCAACTCAGTGAGTACGCCGCCAAGCAGGACATCAACGTGATCGTTGAAAACCACGGTGGTCTGAGCAGCAACGGTGCTTGGTTGGCCGTCGTGATGGAGCGCGTTGGGATGGACAACTGCGGCACGCTGCCGGACTTCGGCAACTTCTTCATTTCGCGTGGCAAGAACGCAGATGAGTTCGATCGCTATCACGGCGTGCAAGCGTTGATGCCGTACGCGAAAGCTGTCAGTGCCAAGACGCACGACTTTGACGAAGAAGGCAACGAGAAGAACACCGACTACTTCAAGATGATGAAGATCGTCACCGAGTTTGGTTACAACGGCTACGTTGGGATTGAATACGAAGGTGGTGGGCTCAGCGAAGCCGAAGGCATCCTGGCCAGCAAGAAGTTGCTCGAACGCGTTCGCGACGAACTGGCCAAAGCGTAAGTCGCTTTCGCATCTGATTGAAAA comes from the Rhodopirellula islandica genome and includes:
- a CDS encoding sugar phosphate isomerase/epimerase family protein; the protein is MLPRRQFLQSLAATTAVAGIAGSRMLAHAHEGHDHDHAPFQISLAEWSLHRTLRDQSVGITNMDFPKVSKEQFGIDAVEYVNQFFKDKARDEKYLSELNSRCKDNGVKSLLIMVDGEGRLGDPDKDARAKAVENHHQWVDAAKFLGCHSIRVNAASGGSYLEQIGYAADGLSQLSEYAAKQDINVIVENHGGLSSNGAWLAVVMERVGMDNCGTLPDFGNFFISRGKNADEFDRYHGVQALMPYAKAVSAKTHDFDEEGNEKNTDYFKMMKIVTEFGYNGYVGIEYEGGGLSEAEGILASKKLLERVRDELAKA